In Nitratidesulfovibrio sp., the following are encoded in one genomic region:
- a CDS encoding beta-eliminating lyase-related protein: MSLKSFASDNTSGVHPRILAAMGRANAGHAHPYGQDPYTEQAKEVFARHFGPDIDMYFVFLGTAANVLGLRAVTRPWHSVVCADVAHINVDECGAPESVTGSKLQVIPSHDGRIRVMDVVPLLHMIGNFHHSQPRVISITQSTELGTVYSPAQIRALADFAHANGMLLHMDGARLANAAAALDVSLAALTRDAGVDVLSFGGTKNGMMFGEAVIFFNPELSREFNFIRKQGMQLISKMRFIAAQFIEMLHDGLWLENARNANTMARLMADSLRGLPHVTITRPVEANAVFARLSPEHIAKLQQDFYFYEWDPVLHEVRWMTSFDTTEEDVREFTDAVKALG, encoded by the coding sequence GTGAGCCTCAAGAGTTTCGCCAGCGACAACACCTCGGGCGTGCACCCGCGCATTCTCGCCGCCATGGGGCGCGCCAACGCCGGGCACGCCCACCCCTACGGGCAGGACCCGTACACCGAGCAGGCGAAAGAGGTGTTCGCCCGGCACTTCGGGCCGGACATCGACATGTATTTCGTGTTCCTGGGCACGGCGGCCAACGTGCTGGGGCTGCGCGCCGTGACCCGGCCGTGGCATTCGGTGGTCTGCGCGGACGTGGCCCACATCAACGTGGACGAATGCGGCGCGCCGGAATCGGTGACCGGGTCGAAGTTGCAGGTCATCCCCTCGCACGACGGGCGCATCCGGGTCATGGACGTGGTGCCGCTGCTGCACATGATCGGCAACTTCCACCACAGCCAGCCGCGCGTCATTTCCATCACCCAGTCCACGGAACTGGGCACCGTGTATTCCCCGGCGCAAATTCGCGCCCTGGCGGACTTTGCCCACGCCAACGGCATGCTGCTGCACATGGACGGCGCACGGCTGGCCAATGCCGCCGCTGCGCTGGACGTGAGCCTTGCGGCGCTGACCCGCGACGCGGGCGTGGACGTGCTGTCCTTTGGGGGCACCAAGAACGGCATGATGTTCGGCGAGGCGGTGATCTTTTTCAATCCGGAACTGTCGCGCGAATTCAACTTCATCCGCAAGCAGGGCATGCAGCTCATTTCCAAGATGCGCTTCATCGCCGCGCAGTTCATTGAAATGCTGCACGACGGCCTGTGGCTGGAAAACGCCCGCAACGCCAACACCATGGCCCGGCTGATGGCCGACAGCCTGCGCGGACTGCCGCACGTCACCATTACCCGGCCCGTGGAGGCCAACGCGGTGTTCGCGCGCCTGTCGCCCGAGCACATCGCCAAATTGCAGCAGGATTTCTACTTCTATGAATGGGACCCGGTGCTGCACGAGGTGCGCTGGATGACCAGCTTCGACACCACCGAGGAAGACGTGCGGGAATTCACCGACGCCGTGAAGGCGCTGGGGTAG
- a CDS encoding chaperone modulator CbpM: MYPDDGNEPGYDRGHGLAQGGELPTRSEFIAWAEFLQVSGVHPSRLGELIELGWLEPRRTAGEGYLFRRVDVYRTRKLERICADFELNSLGGSIVVDLLDRIDRLERRVRELEAQR, translated from the coding sequence ATGTACCCCGATGACGGCAACGAACCTGGATATGACCGGGGGCACGGCCTTGCGCAGGGCGGTGAACTGCCCACCCGCTCGGAATTCATCGCCTGGGCGGAATTCCTTCAGGTGTCCGGCGTGCACCCCAGCCGCCTGGGCGAACTGATCGAACTGGGCTGGCTGGAGCCGCGCCGCACGGCGGGCGAAGGCTACCTGTTCCGCCGGGTGGACGTGTACCGCACCCGCAAGCTGGAACGCATCTGCGCCGACTTCGAACTGAACAGCCTTGGCGGCTCCATCGTGGTGGACCTGCTGGACCGCATCGACCGGCTGGAACGCAGGGTGCGCGAACTGGAAGCGCAACGATAG
- a CDS encoding autotransporter outer membrane beta-barrel domain-containing protein yields MTITGGTHAGEGIYGGYTQTEYAYQNIVTITGGTIHTDVFGGYSRDHDATDNTLRIFDSPDLSLANLIGGHSAAGSDDRTGNTLEIHTLNLQAASIENFQHFRFYLPETVRAGDTVLTVTQGVNISTPSSGPSTAPTTVGVGIMGSGTPLAVNDTVTLIQAPSLTADAGMTNNVTGMAGISSLYTFSLETTSNSLVARVTSAGQTDEGVRKSPSEGKAASIALVTQGADLAAGPGMGNARAAAVLGADNMAQAGWAGFGATSGTTSRYATGSHVDMQSFALMTGLAKRLPVSGADLLVGAFFETSVGAYDSHNETAAGDSITARGDSRSAGGGLLGRVEATEGMARGLYAEATVRAGRLSSDYRSDDLNPMLGEAEYDINVAYYGAHAGLGYIWNISEQAWLDLYGKYFWTHTTGADVRILGDPVTFDDIDSYRTRLGARFGYALNKCITPYTGAAWEYEFDGTAHSVVAGVDAPAPTLKGGTGVGEAGIIWKPLPDSGFSLDLGAQGYTGVREGVGGNLSLMYEF; encoded by the coding sequence GTGACAATAACTGGCGGCACACATGCAGGCGAAGGAATATACGGCGGATACACCCAAACCGAATACGCCTACCAAAACATTGTAACCATTACTGGCGGCACGATACACACCGACGTCTTTGGTGGATATTCCAGGGATCACGACGCTACCGACAACACCCTGCGCATCTTCGACAGCCCCGACCTGAGCCTTGCCAACCTTATCGGCGGGCACTCCGCAGCCGGTTCGGACGACCGCACCGGCAACACGCTGGAAATCCACACCCTGAACCTTCAGGCAGCTTCCATCGAAAATTTCCAGCACTTCCGGTTCTATCTGCCAGAGACGGTCCGGGCTGGCGACACGGTGCTTACTGTTACCCAAGGCGTGAATATCAGCACGCCCTCCAGCGGCCCTTCCACCGCCCCCACCACCGTGGGGGTGGGCATCATGGGCAGCGGAACCCCGCTGGCCGTCAATGACACCGTTACCCTTATCCAAGCTCCCAGCCTCACCGCCGATGCGGGCATGACCAACAACGTCACGGGCATGGCGGGCATTTCCAGCCTTTACACCTTCAGCCTGGAAACAACCTCCAACAGTCTGGTGGCCCGGGTGACCAGCGCCGGGCAGACCGACGAAGGCGTGCGCAAATCCCCGTCCGAAGGCAAGGCGGCCAGCATCGCCCTTGTGACGCAAGGCGCGGATCTTGCGGCCGGGCCCGGCATGGGCAACGCGCGCGCGGCTGCCGTCCTTGGCGCGGACAACATGGCGCAGGCAGGCTGGGCTGGCTTCGGCGCCACGTCGGGCACAACCTCTCGCTATGCGACCGGCTCTCATGTGGACATGCAGAGCTTCGCCCTCATGACCGGTCTGGCCAAGCGCCTGCCCGTGAGCGGCGCGGACCTGCTTGTGGGGGCGTTCTTCGAAACAAGCGTCGGCGCCTACGACAGCCACAACGAAACGGCGGCGGGCGACAGCATCACGGCCCGGGGCGACAGCCGTTCCGCTGGCGGCGGCCTGCTGGGCCGGGTGGAAGCCACCGAAGGCATGGCGCGCGGGCTGTACGCCGAGGCAACGGTGCGCGCGGGCAGGCTCAGTTCCGACTACAGGAGCGACGACCTGAACCCCATGTTGGGAGAGGCCGAATACGACATCAACGTCGCCTACTACGGCGCGCATGCGGGACTCGGGTACATATGGAACATCAGCGAGCAGGCCTGGCTTGACCTGTACGGCAAGTACTTCTGGACGCACACCACGGGGGCGGACGTGCGCATACTGGGCGACCCGGTAACATTCGACGACATTGATTCGTACCGCACACGCCTTGGGGCGCGCTTTGGCTACGCGCTGAACAAGTGCATCACGCCATACACCGGCGCGGCATGGGAATACGAATTCGACGGCACGGCGCACAGCGTGGTGGCCGGAGTTGACGCACCCGCGCCAACCCTGAAGGGCGGCACGGGCGTGGGCGAAGCGGGCATCATATGGAAGCCCCTGCCGGACAGCGGCTTTTCGCTTGATCTGGGCGCACAGGGCTATACCGGCGTGCGCGAGGGCGTGGGGGGCAATCTGTCGCTGATGTACGAGTTCTGA
- a CDS encoding glycosyltransferase, with protein MRTIQVVNVRWFNATAWYGMMLARLLREAGHETLVLGLAGTESFERARAWGLDPIPLPLNAANPFTLAGLYGTLHRMVRDFRPHVVNCHRGESFVLWGLLKALHARGPHRFGLVRTRGDQRLPKGNRPNLFLHTRVADAVIATNTVMAEHFVNEMGVPADRVHTILGGVDESVFRFDAAGRARVRAEYGWADDDFVVGLLGRFDTVKGQRELIETAAGLREGRWDGTPRPRLRLMLAGFDSATPEATVRGWLREAAMEDVSVITGKRPDVAACISAMDLGVVASLWSETIARAALEIMACNRPLVSTTVGVMPDLLPQGALVPPGDVAAMAAAIAHAMDSPPWLEILRDACGLRIEALHRADFLNRTLGVYRDVYRGVWQGSYCPDVPPEVPPDGELGPNGPDVPSASDVTDAPDDTGGTGRA; from the coding sequence TTGCGCACCATTCAGGTGGTCAACGTGCGCTGGTTCAACGCCACGGCGTGGTACGGCATGATGCTGGCCCGCCTGCTGCGCGAGGCCGGGCACGAAACCCTGGTGCTGGGCCTTGCGGGCACCGAATCGTTCGAGCGCGCCCGCGCCTGGGGGCTGGACCCCATCCCCCTGCCGCTGAATGCCGCCAATCCCTTCACCCTGGCCGGGCTGTACGGCACGCTGCACCGCATGGTGCGCGATTTTCGCCCCCACGTGGTCAACTGCCACCGGGGCGAATCGTTCGTGCTGTGGGGCCTTTTGAAGGCGCTGCACGCGCGCGGGCCGCATCGCTTCGGGCTGGTGCGCACGCGCGGCGACCAGCGCCTGCCCAAGGGCAACCGGCCCAACCTGTTCCTGCACACCCGCGTGGCCGACGCGGTCATCGCAACCAACACGGTGATGGCCGAGCATTTCGTCAATGAAATGGGCGTGCCCGCCGACCGGGTGCACACCATTCTCGGCGGGGTGGACGAGTCCGTGTTCCGCTTCGACGCGGCGGGCCGCGCCCGCGTGCGCGCCGAATACGGCTGGGCGGACGACGACTTCGTGGTGGGGCTGCTGGGCCGGTTCGACACGGTGAAGGGCCAGCGCGAGCTGATCGAGACCGCGGCGGGCCTGCGTGAGGGCCGCTGGGATGGTACGCCGCGTCCGCGCCTGCGGCTGATGCTGGCGGGGTTCGATTCGGCCACGCCAGAGGCCACGGTACGCGGCTGGCTGCGCGAGGCGGCAATGGAAGATGTTTCCGTGATCACCGGCAAACGCCCGGACGTGGCCGCGTGCATTTCGGCCATGGACCTTGGCGTGGTGGCCTCGCTGTGGTCCGAGACCATCGCCCGCGCCGCGCTGGAGATCATGGCCTGCAACAGGCCGCTGGTATCCACCACCGTGGGTGTCATGCCAGACCTGCTGCCCCAGGGCGCGCTGGTGCCCCCCGGCGACGTGGCCGCCATGGCCGCTGCCATCGCCCACGCCATGGACAGCCCGCCGTGGCTGGAAATACTGCGCGATGCCTGCGGGCTGCGCATCGAAGCCCTGCACCGGGCGGATTTTCTGAACCGGACCCTTGGGGTCTATCGGGACGTGTATCGCGGCGTGTGGCAGGGGAGCTACTGTCCCGACGTTCCGCCGGAAGTCCCGCCGGATGGCGAGCTTGGCCCGAATGGCCCGGACGTCCCTTCCGCCTCCGATGTAACGGACGCCCCGGATGATACCGGCGGCACGGGCAGGGCCTGA
- a CDS encoding polysaccharide deacetylase family protein produces the protein MSASRPAASAGLKSLPVLMYHYVSRRKNSIAVHPDTFEAHCRAMRRAGWTGIGLAEAEDYLLGEAPLPPRSALITFDDGFLDNYVYAWPILKKYGHKGVIFAVAGKLEQGAPRPTLDDVRAGRIREDGLPRVDAPYVRHQLGFDERKDLFCNWDEARLMEADGTMAVAAHSHWHHAVFAKPEYTGFHAPGHRSRTFDRVDFAVPWGLPAFPQRPALLRRAFVPDPQLVDAIRALVPQDKAGAYAFFQDSGKVHELEALVETFAATPSGLGQPESDADRTARMTRELTACAATLADELGHPVRSLCWPWGAYCDEARDIARTQGFSVFFATTMGPNPPGCAAHVHRFKAKDKPGSWLLLRLFLYSRPWLAGLYAKMRL, from the coding sequence ATGTCCGCATCCCGCCCCGCCGCATCCGCTGGCCTGAAGAGCCTGCCCGTGCTGATGTACCACTACGTCAGCCGCAGAAAGAATTCCATCGCCGTCCACCCGGACACCTTCGAGGCCCACTGCCGGGCCATGCGCCGCGCCGGGTGGACCGGCATCGGCCTGGCCGAAGCAGAGGACTACCTGCTGGGCGAAGCCCCGCTGCCGCCGCGCAGCGCGCTGATCACCTTTGACGACGGGTTTCTGGACAACTATGTCTACGCCTGGCCCATCCTGAAGAAATACGGGCACAAGGGTGTCATCTTTGCCGTGGCGGGCAAGCTGGAACAGGGCGCGCCCCGGCCCACGCTTGACGACGTGCGCGCGGGACGCATCCGCGAAGACGGGCTGCCCCGCGTGGATGCCCCCTACGTGCGACACCAACTGGGCTTTGACGAACGCAAGGACCTGTTCTGCAACTGGGACGAGGCCCGGCTGATGGAGGCCGACGGCACCATGGCCGTGGCCGCCCATTCCCACTGGCACCACGCCGTGTTCGCCAAGCCGGAATACACGGGTTTTCACGCGCCCGGCCATCGCTCGCGCACCTTCGACCGGGTGGACTTTGCCGTGCCGTGGGGGCTGCCCGCCTTTCCCCAGCGCCCCGCCCTGCTGCGCCGTGCCTTCGTGCCAGACCCGCAACTGGTGGACGCCATCCGCGCGCTGGTTCCGCAGGACAAGGCCGGGGCCTACGCCTTTTTCCAGGATTCCGGCAAGGTACACGAACTTGAAGCGTTGGTTGAAACCTTTGCCGCCACGCCGTCCGGCCTTGGCCAGCCGGAATCCGACGCCGACCGCACCGCCCGCATGACCCGCGAACTGACCGCCTGCGCCGCCACCCTGGCCGACGAACTGGGGCACCCCGTGCGCTCGCTGTGCTGGCCGTGGGGCGCCTATTGCGACGAGGCCCGCGACATCGCGCGGACCCAGGGTTTTTCCGTGTTCTTCGCCACCACCATGGGACCCAACCCGCCCGGCTGTGCCGCCCACGTGCACCGCTTCAAGGCCAAGGACAAGCCCGGCTCGTGGCTGCTGCTGCGCCTTTTCCTGTACTCTCGCCCCTGGCTGGCCGGGCTGTACGCGAAGATGCGGTTGTAG
- a CDS encoding J domain-containing protein — MAVEYKDYYKLLGVERFAPRDDISKAYKKLARKYHPDLNPGDKNAEERFKEINEAYEVLKDDEKRRLYDQLGPNWQHGQQFQGAPGFENMRFDFGGGRGFEGGGFSDFFETLFGGGGARARGPGGQGGFGPDPFGNFSARQRRGRDVEAEFSLALEEAYRGGRKAVTLREAGGSTKTLEVNIPSGVREGGRIRLAGQGDPGMGGGPAGDLYLKVRMAPHPQFTLDGDNVIYDLQLAPWEAALGATVRVPTLDGEVDVTVAPGACSGRKLRLRGKGLGTGAARGDQYVRIGIRTPGEATPRERELWEELARTSAFRARD; from the coding sequence ATGGCAGTCGAATACAAGGACTATTACAAATTGCTGGGCGTGGAGCGTTTCGCCCCGCGCGACGACATCTCGAAGGCCTACAAGAAGCTTGCCCGCAAGTATCACCCGGACCTGAACCCCGGCGACAAGAACGCGGAAGAGCGCTTCAAGGAAATCAACGAAGCCTACGAGGTGCTCAAGGACGACGAGAAGCGTCGGCTCTACGATCAGCTCGGCCCCAACTGGCAGCATGGACAGCAGTTTCAGGGTGCGCCCGGCTTCGAGAACATGCGCTTCGACTTTGGCGGCGGGCGCGGCTTTGAAGGCGGCGGATTCAGCGACTTCTTCGAGACGCTGTTCGGCGGCGGCGGGGCGCGGGCGCGCGGGCCGGGAGGTCAGGGCGGCTTTGGGCCGGACCCGTTCGGCAATTTTTCCGCGCGGCAGCGGCGCGGCCGCGACGTGGAGGCAGAATTCTCGCTGGCGCTGGAAGAAGCCTACCGGGGCGGGCGCAAGGCCGTGACCCTGCGCGAGGCGGGCGGCAGCACCAAGACGCTGGAAGTGAACATTCCCTCCGGCGTGCGCGAAGGGGGGCGCATCCGCCTTGCCGGTCAGGGCGACCCCGGCATGGGCGGCGGCCCGGCGGGCGACCTGTACCTGAAGGTGCGCATGGCTCCCCACCCGCAGTTTACCCTGGATGGCGACAACGTGATCTACGACCTGCAACTGGCCCCGTGGGAAGCGGCGTTGGGCGCCACGGTGCGCGTGCCCACGCTGGACGGCGAGGTGGACGTTACCGTGGCCCCCGGCGCATGCAGCGGGCGCAAGCTGCGGCTGCGCGGCAAGGGGCTGGGCACGGGCGCGGCACGCGGCGACCAGTACGTGCGCATCGGCATCCGCACGCCGGGCGAGGCCACCCCGCGCGAACGGGAACTGTGGGAAGAACTGGCCCGGACCTCGGCGTTCCGGGCGCGCGACTAG